In Clostridia bacterium, the sequence ATACCGACTATACCCGTCTGAGCGAATACACGAAGCTGCAGACGGGACGGCAGTACGGTCTCTTGGTCGTGCTGCAGCCGATTGACGGATACTATTTCAACGTCCCGCGGAGCTTGAGCAGTCTTGAACTCTGTGATACTTCGGGCAAGATCATCACAACCAGTATGGTGCAGTGGGATGGCGCGGGCATCTATGCGTTCGACTATATGAATACGGCCGGCACCGAGTGTCTTTTCTTCTACACCAAATGGGCGACTGCCGCCGAACCGATCGACTACGTTCAGTTCGACATCGACGAGCCGGTGGTTGGGGAGATACCCGACTATACGCCGGCATATCCCGCCGGCGCGCACTACTACTCGGCGAACGACATCTATATGGAGGATCCCGAATACAACACTGAATACCATAACGACGTAATGTGGGACTACCTGCCATACGGCGAAGTTATCTACGATAACAGCAGCCACAGCCATTTCTTGCATATGTATATCACCGCCGAGAAAGGATACGCCTTCCCGAGAGATACAGACTCGATCAGGATAATGGTCAACGGCAATGAAATCGGGCTGTATTCCTACACTGTTGCGACGCCGGCGGCAAACAAGCTGGAGCTTTGGATCACCTTCGATTCCAACCTGCGCCGCAAGGTTTCCTTCGCTGACGACGTATTCGGGGCGGCGCCTCCGGCGCAGTATGTGGCAAACGGCGATTGTGCCGTCAGACCAGAGGATCCGATCGCGTACGGCCACACATTCTGCGGCTGGTACACGGATCCCGCTTGCACGATCAGCTATGACTTTTCCAAACCCGTTACCGCCGACATAATACTTTATGCCAAGTGGACGGAAGGCGGTTTCATGAAGGGCGACTTCAACGGCAACGGTAAGATCGAGGTCGACGACGCCCTTGCTGCGCTCCGCATAGCCGCGAAGCTCGCCGAGGCGACGGGCGACGATCTTGTGATCGGCGACATCGACGGCAACGGCAAGATCGAGGTCGACGACGCGCTCGCGATCCTGCGCGTCGCCGCGAAACTGGCGCCGCCGGAATCGCTGTGACCGCCGCTTTATCGGAAATACGTTCAAGCCGCGCCCGTGAAGGCATTCACGGGCGCGGCTTCTTCCTTAACTATTCCTTTTTCGCTCGTCACTATTCGCTCAAAAACCGCTCCGTCAGCTCCGCGCCGGACGGCACGAAAAGCCCGGTCTTCGCGGCGGAGTCCTCGTCGTAACGGTCGGCGCCGTTGCCGATATCGCGGCCGCTGCGGTAGATCATGAACGGCACGGGGTCGGAGCAATGGGTGCGGATGCTTATCGGCGTGGGGTGGTCAGGCATGACGAGCATGCTGAACTCGCCGCAGACCTCCGGCAGCTCGCGCAGCAGCCGCCCGACGACCTTTTCGTCGATCAGCTCTATCGAGCGCACCTTGCCTTCGATATCCGCCTGATGTCCGCACTCGTCCGGCGCCTCCATGTGAATGAAAACGTAGTCGGCGCCGCGTCTGAAGGCGTCTATCGCCGCCTCCGCCTTGCCGCTGAAGTTGGTGGTCAGCGTGCCGGTCGCGCCCTCGACGTCGATGCTCTCCATGCCGCCGCTGATACCGATGCCTTTCAGCAGGTCGACCGCGGAGATGACCGCGCCCTTCAGCCCGCGCAGCGCGCGGAAGTCGGGGATCGCGGGCTTTGTTCCCTCGCCCCAGATCCAGAGGGAGTCGGCGGTGTTCTTTCCGGCGGCGCGGCGCGCGGCGTTGACGGGGTGATCGCGCAGCAGCTCCGCGCTGTCGCGCATCAGCTTCAGCAGGCGCTCGGCGCCTTCGCCCTTCGGCAGATAGGCGGCGGTGTTCTTGCCGAGTATGTCGTGCGGCGGAGTCAGGGTGACGTCGGTCGATCCGCCGTTCCAGACGAGGCAGTGGCGGTAGCTGATCCCGGGGTAGAGCACGAAGCCGTCCTCGCTCAGCTTTTCGGAGAGGAAGCTGACGAGCTCGCGGCTTTCCGCGGTGGTTATCTCACCCGCGGAGTAGTCGGCCATAACGCCTTCGCCGACGCCGCCTCCGGCGAGCGTCACGAGGTTGCAGCGGTAGGTCACGTCGGTGTCCTTCAGCTTTATGCCCATGCTGACCGCTTCGAGCGGCGAGCGTCCGGTGTAGCAGAAGCGCGGGTCGTAGCCCATTGCGGCGAGGTTGGCGGTGTCGCTGCCCGGCTTCATGCCGGCAGGAACCGTCTGCACCATGCCCAGCTCGCTGAAACGGGCGAGCGAGTCGATATTCGGCTTGTGCGCCGCCTGCAGCGGCGTTTTGTTTTCAAGCTCGGGCACGGGACGGTCGGCCATCCCGTCGCCGAGCACGACGACGTATTTCATAAAAAATTCTCCTTTTTTCGCAAAAACCCGCGAAACGTTTGTAGGCCGTTATTATGCCGGGTTAAAATAATAAGTGCGGATATGAACCGCCGGGGCGGAGTTTTTACCCTCTTAAACAGCGCCCTGTGCCTTAACGGACGTCTTTCAGGCGTCCGTTCTTTTTATATCAAAGCTCCGCGGTCGCTTCGGCGTTGAGCGTCATATCGCCGCGTACGCCGGCGGCGTATTCGAACGCCGCCTGCACGCCGATCATCGCGGCGTTGTCTCCGCACAGCTCGGGCGCGGGCGCGAGAAGGCGCACTCCGCGGCGCTGCGCCATTTGAGCGAGCGAGGCGCGCAGGTGGGAGTTCGCGGCGACGCCGCCCGCGAGGCAGAGCGTGCCGAAGCCGTACTGCTCCAGCGCCGCCTCCGCGTGCTCGGTCAGCGCGCCTACCACCGTCTTCGTGAAGGAGGCGGCGACGTCGGGAACGCAGAGCGTTTCGCCCGTCTGCTCCGCGTGGTGCGCGAGGTTGACCACGGCGGTCTTTATTCCGGAAAACGAGAAGTCGAGCGGATTATCGTGCACCACCGGCGCGGTGAACTTATACGCGTCGGGGTTGCCGGCGGAGGCGAGCTTATCCATCTCCGCGCCGCCGGGATAGGGCAGCCCGAGGACGCGCGCGGCCTTGTCGAACGCCTCGCCCGCCGCGTCGTCGCGCGTGCGCTCGAGCGTTTCGAACTCCGTGTATCCGCGGACGGCGACGAGGTTGGTGTGTCCTCCGGAGACCGTCAGGCAGAGGAAGGGCGGCTCGAGCTCGGGGTGGGTTATATAGTTGGCGGCGATGTGGCCGCGCATGTGGTGAACGGGGATAAGCGGCTTGCCGAGCGCGGCGGCGAGCCCTTTGGCGAAGTTGACTCCGACCAGCAGCGCGCCGATGAGGCCGGGGCGGTTTGTGACCGCGACAGCGTCGACGCCGGAGTAGGTCATTCCGGCTTCGCGCAGCGCCTGCTCCGTTACCGGCACGACCGATTCGATGTGCAGCCGCGAGGCGATCTCGGGCACTACGCCGCCGTAAACGCGGTGTACGCTTATTTGTGTTGAAACGACGTTGGAAATCACTTCGCGCCCGTCGGTGACGGCGGCGGAGGTCTCGTCGCAGGAGGTCTCTATCGCGAGTATTCTCATTCGCTCAGCTCCTTTTTCATAATGACCGCGTCCTCGACGGG encodes:
- a CDS encoding cofactor-independent phosphoglycerate mutase, translated to MKYVVVLGDGMADRPVPELENKTPLQAAHKPNIDSLARFSELGMVQTVPAGMKPGSDTANLAAMGYDPRFCYTGRSPLEAVSMGIKLKDTDVTYRCNLVTLAGGGVGEGVMADYSAGEITTAESRELVSFLSEKLSEDGFVLYPGISYRHCLVWNGGSTDVTLTPPHDILGKNTAAYLPKGEGAERLLKLMRDSAELLRDHPVNAARRAAGKNTADSLWIWGEGTKPAIPDFRALRGLKGAVISAVDLLKGIGISGGMESIDVEGATGTLTTNFSGKAEAAIDAFRRGADYVFIHMEAPDECGHQADIEGKVRSIELIDEKVVGRLLRELPEVCGEFSMLVMPDHPTPISIRTHCSDPVPFMIYRSGRDIGNGADRYDEDSAAKTGLFVPSGAELTERFLSE
- the tsaD gene encoding tRNA (adenosine(37)-N6)-threonylcarbamoyltransferase complex transferase subunit TsaD, whose translation is MRILAIETSCDETSAAVTDGREVISNVVSTQISVHRVYGGVVPEIASRLHIESVVPVTEQALREAGMTYSGVDAVAVTNRPGLIGALLVGVNFAKGLAAALGKPLIPVHHMRGHIAANYITHPELEPPFLCLTVSGGHTNLVAVRGYTEFETLERTRDDAAGEAFDKAARVLGLPYPGGAEMDKLASAGNPDAYKFTAPVVHDNPLDFSFSGIKTAVVNLAHHAEQTGETLCVPDVAASFTKTVVGALTEHAEAALEQYGFGTLCLAGGVAANSHLRASLAQMAQRRGVRLLAPAPELCGDNAAMIGVQAAFEYAAGVRGDMTLNAEATAEL
- a CDS encoding InlB B-repeat-containing protein translates to TDYTRLSEYTKLQTGRQYGLLVVLQPIDGYYFNVPRSLSSLELCDTSGKIITTSMVQWDGAGIYAFDYMNTAGTECLFFYTKWATAAEPIDYVQFDIDEPVVGEIPDYTPAYPAGAHYYSANDIYMEDPEYNTEYHNDVMWDYLPYGEVIYDNSSHSHFLHMYITAEKGYAFPRDTDSIRIMVNGNEIGLYSYTVATPAANKLELWITFDSNLRRKVSFADDVFGAAPPAQYVANGDCAVRPEDPIAYGHTFCGWYTDPACTISYDFSKPVTADIILYAKWTEGGFMKGDFNGNGKIEVDDALAALRIAAKLAEATGDDLVIGDIDGNGKIEVDDALAILRVAAKLAPPESL